A genome region from Triplophysa rosa linkage group LG24, Trosa_1v2, whole genome shotgun sequence includes the following:
- the nrf1 gene encoding nuclear respiratory factor 1 isoform X1 produces MELNVAARAGLLCLTETVSGMDQTEHMTTIEAHAVSHQVGQVHVATYTEHGMLSADEDSPSSPDDDGYDDSDILNSTGTDEVTAHLAAAGPVGMAAAAAVATGKKRKRPHIFESNPSIRKRQQTRLLRKLRATLDEYTTRVGQQAIVLCISPSKPNPVFRVFGAAPLENVVRKYKSMILEDLENALAEHAPPGGGELSSELPPLTIDGIPVSVDKMTQAQLRAFIPEMLKYSTGRGKPGWGKESCKPIWWPEDIPWANVRSDVRTEEQKQRVSWTQALRTIVKNCYKQHGREDLLYAFEDQITTQVATTTTHSIAHLVPSQTVVQTISNPDGTVSLIQVGTGATVATLADASELPGTVTVAQVNYSTVTDGEVEQNWATLQGSEMTIQTTQASEATQAVASLAEAAVAASHEMQTGATVTMALNRYSCEAAAHAVATLAEATLQGGGQIVLAGETAAAVGALTGVQDGSGLVQIPVSMYQTVVTSLAQGNRPVQVAMAPITTRIDNTVTLDGQAVEVVTLEQ; encoded by the exons ATGGAACTGAATGTTGCTGCACGAGCTGGTTTGT TGTGTTTGACTGAAACTGTATCGGGGATGGATCAGACAGAACACATGACCACCATCGAGGCCCACGCTGTATCTCATCAGGTCGGCCAGGTGCACGTTGCCACGTACACAGAGCATGGCATGCTGAGCGCGGATGAGGATTCGCCTTCCTCTCCTGATGATGATGGGTATGATGACTCTGACATCCTCAACTCAACCGGGACAGATGAGGTCACTGCACATCTGGCTGCTGCAG GGCCTGTTGGCATGGCAGCAGCTGCCGCTGTGGCAACAGGGAAAAAACGGAAACGGCCGCACATCTTTGAGTCAAACCCCTCAATCCGTAAAAGACAACAGACTCGACTGCTTAG GAAGCTGAGAGCAACATTAGATGAGTACACAACACGGGTTGGTCAGCAAGCTATCGTGTTGTGCATCTCTCCTTCTAAACCAAACCCGGTGTTTAGAGTCTTTGGAGCAGCCCCACTCGAGAATGTG GTGAGGAAATACAAGAGCATGATTCTGGAGGATTTGGAGAATGCTCTTGCTGAACATGCGCCCCCTGGGGGTGGGGAGCTCAGCTCTGAACTTCCTCCACTTACTATTGACGGCATTCCTGTGTCTGTGGACAAGATGACACAG GCTCAACTCCGAGCGTTCATTCCAGAAATGCTGAAGTATTCCACAGGCCGTGGGAAGCCTGGATGGGGGAAAGAGAGTTGTAAGCCAATTTGGTGGCCCGAGGACATTCCCTGGGCCAACGTACGCAGCGATGTCCGAACTGAGGAGCAAAAGCAGAGG GTGTCATGGACACAAGCCCTGAGGACTATAGTTAAGAACTGCTACAAACAGCATGGGAGAGAAGACCTGTTGTACGCCTTCGAGGACCAGATCACCACACAAGTTGCCACAACAACCACACACAGCATTGCACACCTGGTTCCATCACAGACCGTAGTGCAGACGATCAGTAATCCTGATGGTACGGTCTCGCTTATACAG GTCGGCACTGGAGCCACTGTAGCAACGTTAGCAGATGCATCAGAACTTCCTGGTACAGTGACAGTCGCCCAGGTGAACTACTCCACGGTCACAGATGGAGAG GTGGAGCAAAACTGGGCCACACTACAAGGTAGTGAAATGACCATCCAGACCACACAAGCATCAGAGGCCACGCAGGCGGTGGCCTCCTTAGCTGAAGCAGCAGTCGCCGCGTCGCATGAGATGCAGACAGGGGCGACTGTTACTATGGCCCTCAACAGGTACTCATG CGAAGCGGCGGCTCACGCAGTGGCAACATTAGCAGAGGCGACTCTTCAGGGCGGAGGACAGATTGTGTTAGCGGGAGAGACCGCAGCGGCAGTAGGAGCGTTAACTGGAGTTCAGGATGGCAGCG GTCTTGTCCAGATTCCCGTCAGCATGTATCAGACCGTCGTCACCAGTCTGGCCCAGGGAAATAGACCCGTTCAGGTGGCCATGGCTCCCATAACCACACGCATAGACAACACGGTAACGCTTGACGGACAGGCAGTCGAGGTGGTGACTCTGGAGCAGTGA
- the nrf1 gene encoding nuclear respiratory factor 1 isoform X2, which produces MDQTEHMTTIEAHAVSHQVGQVHVATYTEHGMLSADEDSPSSPDDDGYDDSDILNSTGTDEVTAHLAAAGPVGMAAAAAVATGKKRKRPHIFESNPSIRKRQQTRLLRKLRATLDEYTTRVGQQAIVLCISPSKPNPVFRVFGAAPLENVVRKYKSMILEDLENALAEHAPPGGGELSSELPPLTIDGIPVSVDKMTQAQLRAFIPEMLKYSTGRGKPGWGKESCKPIWWPEDIPWANVRSDVRTEEQKQRVSWTQALRTIVKNCYKQHGREDLLYAFEDQITTQVATTTTHSIAHLVPSQTVVQTISNPDGTVSLIQVGTGATVATLADASELPGTVTVAQVNYSTVTDGEVEQNWATLQGSEMTIQTTQASEATQAVASLAEAAVAASHEMQTGATVTMALNRYSCEAAAHAVATLAEATLQGGGQIVLAGETAAAVGALTGVQDGSGLVQIPVSMYQTVVTSLAQGNRPVQVAMAPITTRIDNTVTLDGQAVEVVTLEQ; this is translated from the exons ATGGATCAGACAGAACACATGACCACCATCGAGGCCCACGCTGTATCTCATCAGGTCGGCCAGGTGCACGTTGCCACGTACACAGAGCATGGCATGCTGAGCGCGGATGAGGATTCGCCTTCCTCTCCTGATGATGATGGGTATGATGACTCTGACATCCTCAACTCAACCGGGACAGATGAGGTCACTGCACATCTGGCTGCTGCAG GGCCTGTTGGCATGGCAGCAGCTGCCGCTGTGGCAACAGGGAAAAAACGGAAACGGCCGCACATCTTTGAGTCAAACCCCTCAATCCGTAAAAGACAACAGACTCGACTGCTTAG GAAGCTGAGAGCAACATTAGATGAGTACACAACACGGGTTGGTCAGCAAGCTATCGTGTTGTGCATCTCTCCTTCTAAACCAAACCCGGTGTTTAGAGTCTTTGGAGCAGCCCCACTCGAGAATGTG GTGAGGAAATACAAGAGCATGATTCTGGAGGATTTGGAGAATGCTCTTGCTGAACATGCGCCCCCTGGGGGTGGGGAGCTCAGCTCTGAACTTCCTCCACTTACTATTGACGGCATTCCTGTGTCTGTGGACAAGATGACACAG GCTCAACTCCGAGCGTTCATTCCAGAAATGCTGAAGTATTCCACAGGCCGTGGGAAGCCTGGATGGGGGAAAGAGAGTTGTAAGCCAATTTGGTGGCCCGAGGACATTCCCTGGGCCAACGTACGCAGCGATGTCCGAACTGAGGAGCAAAAGCAGAGG GTGTCATGGACACAAGCCCTGAGGACTATAGTTAAGAACTGCTACAAACAGCATGGGAGAGAAGACCTGTTGTACGCCTTCGAGGACCAGATCACCACACAAGTTGCCACAACAACCACACACAGCATTGCACACCTGGTTCCATCACAGACCGTAGTGCAGACGATCAGTAATCCTGATGGTACGGTCTCGCTTATACAG GTCGGCACTGGAGCCACTGTAGCAACGTTAGCAGATGCATCAGAACTTCCTGGTACAGTGACAGTCGCCCAGGTGAACTACTCCACGGTCACAGATGGAGAG GTGGAGCAAAACTGGGCCACACTACAAGGTAGTGAAATGACCATCCAGACCACACAAGCATCAGAGGCCACGCAGGCGGTGGCCTCCTTAGCTGAAGCAGCAGTCGCCGCGTCGCATGAGATGCAGACAGGGGCGACTGTTACTATGGCCCTCAACAGGTACTCATG CGAAGCGGCGGCTCACGCAGTGGCAACATTAGCAGAGGCGACTCTTCAGGGCGGAGGACAGATTGTGTTAGCGGGAGAGACCGCAGCGGCAGTAGGAGCGTTAACTGGAGTTCAGGATGGCAGCG GTCTTGTCCAGATTCCCGTCAGCATGTATCAGACCGTCGTCACCAGTCTGGCCCAGGGAAATAGACCCGTTCAGGTGGCCATGGCTCCCATAACCACACGCATAGACAACACGGTAACGCTTGACGGACAGGCAGTCGAGGTGGTGACTCTGGAGCAGTGA